The following proteins come from a genomic window of Deltaproteobacteria bacterium:
- a CDS encoding ammonium transporter — MKKVISIITLTAAMMWASAAMAADPTIASNAKALDTVWVLVAAFLVFFMQAGFALVETGFTRTKNACNIVMKNIIDLCAGSIVFWAVGFAIMFGTDAFGLFGTSGFFLSAGDPSTGDGLWQLAFWLFQVMFAATAATIASGAMAERTKFSGYLAYSVVISAIIYPIVGHWIWGGGWLSKLGMIDFAGSTVVHSVGAWAGLVGALMLGPRTGKYIRHNGRTESRAFPGHSIPLAALGVFILWFGWFGFNPGSTVSASNLAIATIAVTTTLAAAAGTISAMFTAWGLYKKPDASMTLNGALAGLVAITAPCAVVSPGSAIIIGAIAGIIVVLAVGFIDKILHIDDPVGAVSVHGACGVFGTLAV; from the coding sequence ATGAAGAAGGTAATATCAATTATAACGCTCACGGCGGCAATGATGTGGGCAAGCGCAGCAATGGCGGCTGATCCAACGATTGCATCAAATGCCAAAGCTCTCGACACCGTTTGGGTGTTAGTTGCGGCATTTCTGGTATTTTTTATGCAGGCTGGTTTTGCATTAGTGGAGACTGGTTTTACCCGCACTAAAAACGCTTGTAACATTGTTATGAAAAACATCATCGACCTTTGCGCTGGTTCAATAGTATTTTGGGCTGTTGGCTTTGCCATTATGTTTGGTACCGATGCTTTTGGTTTGTTTGGCACTAGTGGCTTTTTCTTATCTGCAGGAGATCCCAGCACTGGTGACGGTCTCTGGCAACTTGCTTTTTGGTTATTTCAAGTAATGTTTGCCGCGACTGCTGCTACTATTGCTTCAGGAGCCATGGCTGAGCGCACCAAATTTAGCGGATATCTTGCTTATAGTGTTGTAATCTCAGCGATTATCTACCCCATCGTTGGTCACTGGATTTGGGGTGGTGGTTGGTTAAGCAAATTAGGTATGATTGACTTTGCCGGTTCGACCGTTGTTCACTCAGTCGGCGCTTGGGCGGGCTTAGTTGGTGCACTTATGTTAGGCCCACGTACTGGCAAATATATTCGACATAATGGCCGCACTGAATCGCGTGCTTTTCCTGGCCACAGTATTCCCCTAGCAGCTTTAGGGGTTTTTATTTTGTGGTTTGGTTGGTTTGGGTTCAACCCAGGCAGTACCGTTTCTGCATCTAATCTAGCGATTGCTACTATTGCAGTTACTACCACTTTAGCTGCTGCTGCTGGCACCATTTCAGCCATGTTTACCGCTTGGGGATTGTATAAAAAACCTGATGCCAGTATGACCCTTAACGGCGCCTTGGCAGGCTTAGTTGCTATTACCGCACCTTGCGCGGTAGTTTCACCCGGCTCTGCAATCATTATAGGCGCTATTGCTGGCATAATTGTTGTACTAGCCGTTGGTTTCATCGACAAAATATTGCATATTGATGATCCGGTTGGTGCCGTATCAGTACATGGTGCTTGTGGTGTCTTTGGCACCTTAGCAGT